One genomic segment of Panicum virgatum strain AP13 chromosome 2N, P.virgatum_v5, whole genome shotgun sequence includes these proteins:
- the LOC120662173 gene encoding CBL-interacting protein kinase 2, with protein sequence MTEQKGNVLMQKYEMGKMLGQGTFAKVYHARNTKTFESVAIKVIDKEKVMKVGLIDQIKREISVMKLVRHPNIVQLYEVMATKTKIYFVLEHVRGGELFNKVQRGRLKEDAARKYFQQLICAVDFCHSRGVYHRDLKPENLLLDENSNLKVSDFGLSALADCKRQDGLLHTTCGTPAYVAPEVINRKGYDGAKADIWSCGVILFVLLAGYLPFHDKNLMDMYKKIGKAEFKCPSWFSTDVRKLLLRILDPNPSTRISTEKIMENPWFRKGLDAKLLRYNLKTKDAPPVDMNADFDSMGTIPATEGKQQEARKPTNMNAFDIISLSAGLDLSGMFEESDKKRESKFTSTKTSSTIISKIEDIAKNLRLKLTKKDDGLLKMEGAKPGRKGVMGIDAEIFEVSPNFHLVEIKKTNGDTLEYQKVFNQEMRPALADIVWAWQGEQPKQQQQTSC encoded by the coding sequence ATGACAGAGCAGAAAGGAAATGTTTTGATGCAGAAGTATGAGATGGGAAAGATGCTTGGACAAGGGACCTTTGCCAAGGTCTACCATGCCCGTAACACAAAGACTTTTGAAAGCGTTGCGATAAAGGTGATTGATAAGGAGAAGGTTATGAAGGTTGGCCTCATCGATCAGATCAAGCGGGAAATCTCTGTCATGAAGCTCGTGAGGCATCCAAACATTGTCCAATTATATGAGGTTATGGCTACAAAAACCAAGATATACTTTGTGTTGGAGCATGTGAGAGGTGGAGAATTGTTCAATAAAGTTCAGCGGGGACGTCTCAAGGAGGATGCTGCTCGCAAGTACTTCCAACAGCTGATTTGCGCGGTGGACTTTTGCCATAGCAGGGGTGTCTATCATCGAGATTTGAAGCCAGAGAACCTTCTGCTTGATGAGAATAGCAATCTAAAGGTGTCGGATTTCGGTCTAAGTGCACTTGCTGACTGCAAAAGACAAGATGGTCTGCTGCACACAACCTGTGGCACACCTGCTTATGTCGCACCTGAAGTGATCAATAGAAAAGGTTATGACGGTGCAAAAGCTGATATCTGGTCTTGCGGGGTCATCCTCTTTGTGCTACTGGCTGGGTATCTCCCATTCCATGATAAAAACTTGATGGATATGTATAAGAAGATTGGGAAAGCGGAGTTCAAGTGCCCAAGTTGGTTCTCTACTGATGTTCGAAAGCTTTTGCTAAGGATTCTTGATCCTAACCCCAGTACAAGGATCTCAACGGAAAAAATCATGGAGAATCCATGGTTCAGGAAGGGTCTAGATGCAAAGCTACTCAGGTATAACTTGAAAACAAAGGATGCCCCACCTGTGGACATGAATGCAGATTTTGATTCCATGGGCACCATCCCAGCTACAGAGGGCAAGCAGCAAGAAGCAAGGAAGCCCACCAACATGAACGCATTTGATATAATATCCCTATCAGCTGGTTTGGACCTGTCAGGAATGTTTGAAGAATCTGACAAGAAGAGAGAGTCCAAGTTCACGTCCACCAAGACAAGCTCAACGATTATATCAAAGATTGAGGATATTGCAAAGAACTTGAGATTGAAGCTCACAAAGAAGGATGATGGTTTATTGAAGATGGAAGGTGCCAAGCCTGGAAGGAAAGGGGTGATGGGCATCGATGCTGAGATATTTGAGGTTAGCCCGAATTTCCATCTTGTGGAGATAAAGAAGACAAACGGTGATACTCTAGAGTACCAGAAGGTTTTCAACCAAGAGATGAGGCCAGCGCTAGCGGACATAGTATGGGCTTGGCAAGGTGAGCAGccgaagcagcagcaacagacGTCATGTTAA